A window of the Agrococcus jejuensis genome harbors these coding sequences:
- the pyrE gene encoding orotate phosphoribosyltransferase, producing MTARDDLIQLIRDEAVFHGDFVLTSGKRATYYVDMRKLSLDHRGAPLIGDVLLDLIADIPDVAAVGGLTMGADPLANAVMHRGLARGLAVDAFVVRKEPKDHGRGRQVEGPDLAGKRVVVLEDTSTTGGSPIKAIEALRKVGAEVVAVAVIVDRSTGAQAAIEAAGVEYRAAIHLADLGLDPQ from the coding sequence GTGACCGCGCGCGACGACCTCATCCAGCTCATCCGCGACGAGGCCGTCTTCCACGGCGACTTCGTGCTGACCAGCGGCAAGCGCGCGACGTACTACGTCGACATGCGCAAGCTGTCGCTCGACCACCGCGGCGCCCCGCTCATCGGCGACGTGCTGCTCGACCTCATCGCCGACATCCCCGACGTCGCCGCGGTCGGCGGCCTCACGATGGGTGCCGATCCGCTCGCGAACGCCGTCATGCACCGCGGCCTGGCGCGCGGGCTCGCGGTGGATGCATTCGTGGTGCGCAAGGAGCCGAAGGACCACGGCCGCGGCCGGCAGGTCGAGGGTCCGGATCTCGCGGGCAAGCGCGTCGTCGTGCTCGAGGACACCTCCACGACGGGTGGCAGCCCGATCAAGGCGATCGAGGCGCTGCGCAAGGTGGGCGCCGAGGTCGTGGCCGTCGCGGTCATCGTCGACCGCTCGACGGGTGCGCAGGCGGCGATCGAGGCGGCCGGCGTCGAGTACCGCGCGGCGATCCACCTCGCCGACCTGGGCCTCGACCCCCAGTGA
- a CDS encoding DinB family protein: protein MALPLRELYLDALELFTAEALAASDSLGLPSACEGWAIADVVLHLVETQRGNVIAPLTGDVAPIGPTSARADVAAVRAIGVWERTAREAMAAVDACDDDRLPLLYFPTMDLTMHAWDIRWGVARIGLAERLELPESLLAFAEGLPSRVDSDAVRSPVAFADAVPAPAGASRTTAIMAWAGRRV, encoded by the coding sequence ATGGCGCTGCCGCTCCGCGAGCTCTACCTCGACGCGCTCGAGCTGTTCACCGCCGAGGCGCTCGCGGCCTCGGACTCGCTCGGGCTGCCGTCGGCGTGCGAGGGGTGGGCGATCGCCGACGTCGTGCTGCACCTCGTCGAGACGCAGCGCGGCAACGTCATCGCGCCGCTCACGGGCGACGTCGCCCCCATCGGGCCCACCTCGGCCCGTGCCGACGTGGCCGCCGTGCGCGCCATCGGCGTCTGGGAGCGCACCGCCCGCGAGGCGATGGCCGCCGTCGACGCGTGCGACGACGATCGCCTGCCGCTGCTGTACTTCCCGACGATGGACCTCACGATGCACGCGTGGGACATCCGCTGGGGCGTCGCCCGCATCGGCCTCGCCGAGCGGCTCGAGCTGCCCGAGTCGCTGCTCGCGTTCGCCGAGGGGCTGCCGTCGCGCGTCGACTCCGACGCCGTGCGCTCGCCCGTCGCGTTCGCGGATGCGGTGCCCGCGCCGGCGGGTGCGTCGCGCACGACGGCGATCATGGCGTGGGCGGGCCGGCGGGTCTGA
- a CDS encoding AEC family transporter, with protein sequence MGGVLIGFAIIAFVILVGWLLARAKVVSQDDRLVLNKVAFFGASPALLFTVLAASDIRVLFSGVLLVALLMFVAVALIYIVIARLLFTKDVGRIAIGASTSGYSNVNNIGLPVAVYVIGDAQFVGPMIMLQLLVLAPVLLGVLDVVRAGKASFWGIVTQPLRNPILIASVLGALVSLTGLQIPDPVLAPLGILGGAAVPLMLLAFGISLGGDKPLRRGSGRKEILLATALKSFAAPAIAFVLARFVFQLPADLVYACTVMGALPTAQNMYQYALRYQTGQVVARDVILLTTILSLPVMLLVAWLLHP encoded by the coding sequence ATGGGCGGCGTGCTCATCGGGTTCGCGATCATCGCGTTCGTGATCCTCGTCGGCTGGCTGCTCGCCCGCGCGAAGGTCGTCTCGCAGGACGACCGCCTCGTGCTCAACAAGGTCGCGTTCTTCGGCGCGAGCCCCGCGCTGCTGTTCACGGTGCTCGCCGCATCCGACATCCGCGTGCTGTTCTCGGGTGTGCTGCTCGTCGCGCTGCTGATGTTCGTCGCCGTCGCGCTCATCTACATCGTGATCGCGCGCCTGCTCTTCACGAAGGACGTCGGCCGCATCGCGATCGGCGCCTCGACGTCGGGCTACTCGAACGTCAACAACATCGGCCTGCCCGTCGCCGTCTACGTCATCGGCGACGCGCAGTTCGTCGGCCCCATGATCATGCTGCAGCTGCTCGTGCTCGCCCCCGTGCTGCTCGGCGTGCTCGACGTCGTGCGCGCCGGCAAGGCGTCGTTCTGGGGCATCGTCACGCAGCCGCTGCGCAACCCCATCCTGATCGCGTCGGTGCTCGGCGCGCTCGTGTCGCTCACGGGGCTGCAGATCCCGGATCCGGTGCTCGCGCCGCTCGGGATCCTCGGCGGTGCTGCGGTGCCGCTCATGCTGCTGGCGTTCGGCATCTCGCTCGGCGGCGACAAGCCGCTGCGGCGCGGCTCGGGACGCAAGGAGATCCTGCTCGCGACGGCGCTGAAGTCGTTCGCGGCGCCCGCGATCGCGTTCGTGCTCGCGCGCTTCGTGTTCCAGCTGCCTGCCGACCTCGTCTACGCGTGCACGGTGATGGGCGCGCTGCCGACGGCGCAGAACATGTACCAGTACGCCCTGCGCTATCAGACCGGTCAGGTCGTCGCGCGCGACGTCATCCTGCTCACGACGATCCTGTCGCTGCCGGTGATGCTGCTCGTGGCGTGGCTGCTGCATCCGTAG
- a CDS encoding exodeoxyribonuclease III, with amino-acid sequence MRVATWNVNSVRTRVGRIVDWLERSDVDVLAMQEIKCRVDQFPYEQFEAAGYHVEAHGTNQWNGVAIASRLPMVDVVRQFDDQPGYANTGEPVVEARAMAATVEGVRLWSLYVPNGRDLGHPHLAYKLEWLRILAEHAKTWQRMPLALMGDFNIAPFDHDVWDIAAFAESTHVSEPEREAFRTFERLGMVDVVRDRAAGYTYWDYKAGRWQKGEGMRIDFVLGTAPFAELVTGARIDSGERAGDAPSDHVPVVVDIDVETELDDDRPMIF; translated from the coding sequence ATGCGCGTCGCGACCTGGAACGTGAACTCCGTCCGCACCCGTGTCGGGCGCATCGTGGACTGGCTCGAGCGCTCCGACGTCGACGTGCTGGCGATGCAGGAGATCAAGTGCCGCGTCGACCAGTTCCCCTACGAGCAGTTCGAGGCCGCCGGCTACCACGTCGAGGCGCACGGCACGAACCAGTGGAACGGCGTCGCGATCGCGTCGCGCCTGCCGATGGTGGATGTCGTGCGGCAGTTCGACGACCAGCCCGGCTACGCGAACACGGGCGAGCCCGTCGTCGAGGCCCGCGCGATGGCGGCGACCGTCGAGGGCGTGCGGCTGTGGAGCCTGTACGTGCCGAACGGTCGCGACCTGGGGCATCCGCACCTCGCGTACAAGCTCGAGTGGCTGCGCATCCTCGCCGAGCACGCGAAGACGTGGCAGCGCATGCCGCTCGCGCTCATGGGCGACTTCAACATCGCGCCGTTCGACCACGACGTGTGGGACATCGCGGCGTTCGCCGAGTCGACGCATGTGAGCGAGCCCGAGCGCGAGGCGTTCCGCACGTTCGAGCGCCTCGGCATGGTCGACGTCGTGCGCGACCGCGCCGCCGGCTACACGTACTGGGACTACAAGGCGGGCCGCTGGCAGAAGGGCGAGGGCATGCGCATCGACTTCGTGCTCGGCACCGCCCCGTTCGCCGAGCTCGTGACGGGCGCCCGCATCGACTCGGGCGAGCGTGCGGGCGACGCCCCGAGCGACCACGTGCCCGTCGTGGTCGACATCGACGTCGAGACCGAGCTCGACGACGATCGCCCGATGATCTTCTAG
- a CDS encoding LPXTG cell wall anchor domain-containing protein: protein MSLALAAAAALVAAPSAFAVEQPFAVQSPANGSMVDSTTPTFSGVGTTGNTVTLSYSGQNLGGYVAGSTVVGDAGTWSTPTSFASANPGETETRVRAVETTPGGVETDTYFITITFPTAPVPAANAFTLESPVEGETRADFLNIVHFVGTGDAGNTITVRYFDGRGGLATAGTGQVDQGGRFDVFATFRDLPAGQTFANTFTQQTNPAGEPVAAEIGRTFNFAVAPVEASPFTVTSPESGEMVDSITPAFTGTGAPGDTVTLRYSGQQLGSYLAGQTTVEDDGTWTVPTTDFSNASFGETEIRVVAAATDANGVERPGARFVDIVLPEAPAMEIDFTLATPEEGTTIANPRAGVAYVGTGEPGNTIVVEYFDGRGGLAVAGTAIVGDDGAFEVTAIFDGLPEGQLFANTFTQQEDADGERVAQEIARTIFFEVAPVVTPLAAPTLDEPVVDGATVTFSGTGIAGATVEVAIASAQAPTGDVATAALAAPTVVTATVAEDGTWTTSADFEAGDYVASATQFTGDAADRSAPSEGQGFTVAAVAVPPTMPPASPAPTTPPAAGGAGGGSLPVTGGEVTGSLLAAMLLLAAGAVTLVVRRQRVLAQR, encoded by the coding sequence GTGTCGCTGGCGCTCGCAGCCGCCGCCGCGCTGGTCGCAGCACCCTCGGCCTTCGCCGTCGAGCAGCCGTTCGCCGTGCAGAGCCCTGCGAACGGCTCGATGGTCGACTCGACGACCCCGACGTTCTCGGGCGTCGGCACGACGGGCAACACGGTCACGCTCTCGTACAGCGGTCAGAACCTCGGCGGCTACGTCGCGGGCAGCACGGTCGTCGGTGACGCCGGCACCTGGTCGACGCCGACGTCGTTCGCGTCGGCGAATCCGGGTGAGACGGAGACGCGCGTGCGCGCGGTCGAGACGACGCCGGGCGGCGTCGAGACCGACACGTACTTCATCACCATCACGTTCCCCACCGCCCCGGTGCCGGCGGCGAACGCCTTCACGCTCGAGTCGCCCGTCGAGGGCGAGACTCGCGCCGACTTCCTCAACATCGTGCACTTCGTCGGCACGGGCGATGCGGGCAACACCATCACGGTGCGCTACTTCGACGGCCGCGGCGGCCTCGCCACGGCCGGCACGGGCCAGGTCGACCAGGGCGGTCGCTTCGACGTCTTCGCGACGTTCCGCGACCTGCCTGCCGGCCAGACGTTCGCGAACACGTTCACGCAGCAGACGAACCCGGCGGGCGAGCCGGTCGCAGCCGAGATCGGTCGCACGTTCAACTTCGCCGTGGCTCCCGTCGAGGCGAGCCCGTTCACTGTCACGAGCCCCGAGAGCGGCGAGATGGTCGACTCGATCACGCCCGCCTTCACGGGCACCGGCGCGCCGGGCGACACCGTGACCCTGCGGTACTCGGGTCAGCAGCTCGGCTCGTACCTCGCCGGCCAGACGACGGTGGAGGACGACGGCACGTGGACGGTGCCGACGACCGACTTCTCGAACGCGAGCTTCGGCGAGACGGAGATCCGGGTCGTCGCGGCGGCGACCGACGCGAACGGCGTCGAGCGCCCCGGCGCGCGCTTCGTCGACATCGTGCTGCCCGAGGCGCCTGCGATGGAGATCGACTTCACGCTCGCGACGCCCGAGGAGGGCACCACGATCGCGAACCCGCGCGCGGGCGTCGCCTACGTCGGCACCGGCGAGCCCGGCAACACGATCGTCGTCGAGTACTTCGACGGTCGCGGCGGCCTGGCCGTCGCAGGCACGGCGATCGTCGGCGACGACGGCGCGTTCGAGGTCACCGCGATCTTCGACGGCCTGCCCGAGGGCCAGCTGTTCGCGAACACGTTCACGCAGCAGGAGGACGCGGACGGCGAGCGCGTCGCGCAGGAGATCGCTCGCACGATCTTCTTCGAGGTCGCACCCGTCGTCACGCCGCTGGCTGCGCCGACGCTCGACGAGCCTGTCGTCGACGGCGCGACCGTGACCTTCTCGGGCACGGGCATCGCCGGTGCGACGGTCGAGGTTGCCATCGCGTCGGCGCAGGCGCCGACCGGCGACGTCGCGACCGCGGCGCTCGCGGCTCCGACGGTCGTCACCGCGACGGTCGCCGAGGATGGCACCTGGACGACGTCGGCGGACTTCGAGGCCGGCGACTACGTCGCATCGGCGACCCAGTTCACGGGTGACGCCGCGGACCGGTCTGCGCCGTCCGAGGGTCAGGGGTTCACGGTGGCCGCGGTTGCAGTGCCGCCCACGATGCCGCCTGCCTCGCCCGCACCCACGACACCGCCCGCTGCCGGCGGCGCCGGTGGAGGCTCGCTGCCCGTGACGGGTGGCGAGGTGACGGGCTCGCTGCTCGCGGCCATGCTGCTGCTCGCAGCCGGCGCGGTCACGCTCGTCGTGCGTCGTCAGCGGGTGCTCGCGCAGCGCTGA